TGAGTCGATTGCCAGCAAGTGGCTGCCGGCGACCGCGGGCAAGTTCCTAGCCAAGACGGGTTCGCTCGCGACGCCGGATCGATTCGAGGAACTGCTCGCGGCATCAATCCTGGCCGTCGTCGAGGGCGTCGACAAGCTCACGAGAGCCTATGACGAGGTCCGCCATTTAAGGGCTGACGTTAATACGCTCGCCACGAAAGCAATGATCACGGCCGACGACGACGCGCGGCCAAGCGGTCTTGGGCCGACTGCGGCCGCGAAATACCAGCGGCGTCGCCGAGGGACCGAGGAAGCTAGGTCGACCGATCCTAAGGCGGTCAGCATCGATCCCGGCAATGAACCGCGCGATCGATCGCGCGGGAAGTCGAACGAGGAGTACGACTTTGCGCAGTGGGTTGAGGTCACTGCCGACGAGCAGGTCGAAAGTTGGAAGGAATGGGAAGCATTGGCGTATTTATCCCACCCCTTGTTCGCGACGGGCAAGCGAGGGCGGCCGAATATCGCCGCGATCGCACGACATCTGGGAACGAACCCGGACACGCTCCGCGACCGCCTTAAGCGGCTCGGCCAGCGAGTCGCCGCGGCGTGCAACGATCCCGACCACCGAGAAATCTTGGAAAAGTTGCTGGAATTCTGACCGTGTTTTGCATGGTTGTCAGAAGGAAGGTAGTAGGAGAGGTTCCGTCTCCTATGCCGCATGGCAGCACTCACCGCGTCAAACAGCCAAACAGTTATGCGCGCGCCTATATATAGTGCGCGCATCTAAGTTAGTAGCTAAGCAGGGTTGTTCGGAAGAGAGGGGACTAACGTCTCCCCTCTCTCCCTCCCTCGCGTTGCTCACCACCCGGCTAAGCGACTACCTGACCGAAAACGCTCCGAAGTTCCCGCCGCGCGCAAACAACTGCGCGCCCATCCGATCGGCCTCGCATCTTGGCCGATCGGACCTTATCAACCGAAGGTGCAAAAGGTCTATCAGTGAACTACGAAACGCTGGCCGCCCGCATTATCGAGGCGGCCGCAGCTAAGAACATCGACGCCAAAGTTACCCAGCAAGTCGGCGTAGACCGCGTCATTAGCCTTTCCCGCTGTCCATGCGAAACCTACGGCGACTCTGACCACTGCGAGCTGTCCCAGCCGTCAATTACCCTGCTGGGCGGCCAAATCACTTACACCTGCGGCCACCCCCGGTGCTCCCACCGTCCTATTGAGGAAGTCGCCGACAAGCTCGGCGTGACGCTCCCCTTTCGGGGGAAGACCCTGACAGTCTTCGATATCGATGAGCTGGCGGAAGTGTTCAAAGAGGACAGACCTACCTACATCGAAGGTCTGCTCCGCCGCGAGGACGTGATGAACGTCGTGGGTCCATCGAAAGCGAGGAAGACTCTGTTCGCGACGCAGCTCGCGCTGACGCTCGCCATGGGCGGCAAGTTCCTGGGCAAGTACCAGACCTACTATCCCGGCGCGCCGGTGCTCTATCTCGACTATGAATTGTGCGGCGACTCGATCCGCCGTCGCGTTCTTCAGCAATGCGACGCCCTGGAAGGGTTCGAGAAACAGCATCGGAAGCGGGTGAAGTTCGCCAAAATGCGGGGGAAGCAACACATGAAGCTCGACGAGCTTTGCAAGTGGCTCGCGTCGCTCCCGCCGAAGACTTACAGCGTCATCGTCGTCGACGCGCTTTACAAATGCTACCCAGACGGGATGGACGAAAACAGCAACTCGCACATGACAACGCTATACAACATGCTGGCCATTGCGGCCGACGTGCATCAGGCCGCAATCATCGTGATTCATCACTTCTCAAAGGGGAAGCCGCTCAATAGCCGCATCGCTGACCTTGGAGCTGGAGCCGGTTCGCAGTCGCGTTCGGCCGACGCTCACGTTGTACTGAAGGAACACTCACGCAAAGACACAATCGAAATGCACGGTATCGTCCGCGACTTCGCGCCGCTTAATCCGATCCTGCTGCAATGCGATTGGCCATTGTGGGTCTACCTCCCCGGCGACGTAGACGCGGAGTCAATCAATATCGAGTTGGCCGCCATTGCGAACGATCTTGTTGCCACGGCCGACGAGCCGCAACCGAAAGCCAAGTTCGTCACCCTCCAAACGAATCGTAAAGATGAATACTTCGGGGAACCGTTGTCGTCGCGCCGCGCGAAAGCGCTCATCGAGAAGGCAATCGCCGAAAAATGGATCACCGAGGACACGAAGCATCGGCCCCATACCGTCTGGCTGACGCCAGAGCAACGCGCAAAGGTCAACCAAACCTTGCTCAACGTCGCGAACACACTGATTGCGGAGGCCGCCTAACATGCGATGGAAGAGAACCACGCCGTTCCCGAACTTCACTGCCGTCGCGGCCGCAATCCCAAACTTCATCGCGCCGCCAATCCGTGACCGTTCAGTGCGGGTCGGCCTCACGCGCACCGGCATCCGTTGCTATCTGCGATCGGACGCCGATGTACCAGGGTGGAAATTTGGCTGGACGGATCAAGCCGGGGTGATGGGCAAGGGTCGAGCGCCTATCTGGGTGCTCGACATTGTTCCCGACTTCGAGGAAATCCACGAAGGCCTTCGACTCTGGCGCGTACCAGACGCAATCGAATCTGGCCATCGGTTTGGCTACATGCTCGACGCCAACGGCGTCTGGGTCCACGTCGCGCCGACTGCTGCTGAAGCTTACTTAGAGTCGCAGGGGATTGCCCGACCCCACGACTACCTTAAATCAATTCGGGCGACTTACGAGGCCGCATGATGGCAAAGTACGCATTTAACATCAACGAGTTTCAGTGCGTTCAATACTTCGGGCGCGTCGTCGGCGAGACGAACGACACCCTCACCGTGAACGCCTACGACGCAATCAGCTTACTGATGATCGGTTTCTTAGATGAAACCGGCGAGGCTCATACCATTGCGAAGGAAAGCGCTCGCGTCTTCAGCAACCGGAAGGCGGCGATGAAAGCATTCGGCGAAACGATGACAGCCTACTATCGTCGCACTGGAACCGGACCATGTCACCCACGAAGGGCAGCATGACAATTCACTTTTTCCCACTCACACAACGCTTCGAGATCACCGCTGAGAGAACATGGTCGGGCCTCACCAAGGCCGATGCCAAACTCTTGTTGCTCGGATTCAATCTCGGCCGCGCGAAGATAGCCGAGTTGCTCGCCTTATCGACCGCGCTGGGTTACTTCTGCGGCCGTCCACTCACAATTTCGTAAACGCGACTGTTCGCAGTCGCGGGCCGCCGTCTTCGCGCCTAGTCTTCTCGAAGATGACGGCCACAATTCACCCGCTCCGCGCGTAAGCTAGCGCGCGAGCCGGCGGCGAGTACCAGGGTGACAAGGTACTCGTCGCCAAATATACGCTCGCCCTTCCAAGGGCTGAGCGCTCGCCAGTCGCGTGTACGCAAGAAACGGGGCGCGCGGCTGGCAACTTACTTCGCTCCCGCGCAAGCGGTCGAGCGCCGGTCCACGTGGGGACGGGGTCTCTACGTGGGCCGGCCTTCTCTTACACCACAAGGATTCCCATGCCCTACGAAAAGCCAACACTCCAACAAATTCAAGACGCCGTCGAGGCGTCCGCGTGCCTCCGCAAGTTCCAGCCGGTGCTGGCGAACATCATCGCGACGGTCTCGCTCTACGAATCTCCGCCCATCGGCCAATTGATTGACCTCTGGCGGCTTAGAAAAAGTGAGTGGTTCTACTCATGAGCAAACCATGGCACGCGCTTAGAGGTTCGGCGAGAGTCGCCGCGAAGGCAATCGACTCGCAGAAAAACAAACTCGACGATGCAGGCACTGCCACTTATGCGCGCCTATGTCGTGCTTATGGAATCGCCTACAGCGATCTCGTCGCCGCCCGAATCGAGGACGGCAAACTCGTCCTCTCTTGCGGCGCGGTCGAGCTTCCAATGTCCTTGAATCTAGTCGACAGGAAGTGGCTTGCACTCTGTCACAAACAACTTCTCAAACCAGAGGAACCAAAATGCCCATCGACCCCCGTGTCGCCGTCGTGCGAACCCAAGACGCCATCGTCGCCCTCGGAATGCGATTCAGCAACGAAGAAGACCTGATGCAAGAGGTCCGACGCAGAGACGCTGCTGCCGGCAGCTATAAGCTGAATCCAGTCGACTTATATGCTGGCGTCCCCCGAGGACGTTTTCGAGACGATCGCTCAGAGTATGAGAGAGTCAGCCAGAATGCCTGGTCGCCGGTGTTCGACACGTCGGATAACGACGGAGATAGCAACCCCTGGCGAAGGGACGACATTGGTCAGATCAAGGCGGCTGCGGGCCTCTCGACTGACGCCGAATCACGCCGAGCTTTTTTCAAGCGAAGCGAGCGCGAAGTCGACGAGAAGGAAGAGCGTGAAGCCTTTCTGGCAGCCGACAAGGCTAGTCCCGAGCGAGCTGCGGCGATTGAGTATGCGACAAATCACTGGCGATCAGTGGCTTTCGATATCAACCAACCGCTCTCGGCGGTTATTCTCAGCGAGCAGATGCTAGCGCAGGCGTCTACAAACGGCGCGAGCTTGACCGCGCTCAAAGAGATGAGCGTCAAAGCCGTCGAGCAACAGAAAACGATCCTCGCCGAGAGACGAGATAGGGCTTCACTCGCCCGGTTGGCTGCTCAACAAGCGTTCAACGCTGCGGGCGTCGAGCCTACGAGCTTCGGTGGTACACCCGGCATTTCACCTGGTGACACTGTCACCAAGATGCGAAGCGCCGACGGTGTTGT
This sequence is a window from Lacipirellula parvula. Protein-coding genes within it:
- a CDS encoding AAA family ATPase: MNYETLAARIIEAAAAKNIDAKVTQQVGVDRVISLSRCPCETYGDSDHCELSQPSITLLGGQITYTCGHPRCSHRPIEEVADKLGVTLPFRGKTLTVFDIDELAEVFKEDRPTYIEGLLRREDVMNVVGPSKARKTLFATQLALTLAMGGKFLGKYQTYYPGAPVLYLDYELCGDSIRRRVLQQCDALEGFEKQHRKRVKFAKMRGKQHMKLDELCKWLASLPPKTYSVIVVDALYKCYPDGMDENSNSHMTTLYNMLAIAADVHQAAIIVIHHFSKGKPLNSRIADLGAGAGSQSRSADAHVVLKEHSRKDTIEMHGIVRDFAPLNPILLQCDWPLWVYLPGDVDAESINIELAAIANDLVATADEPQPKAKFVTLQTNRKDEYFGEPLSSRRAKALIEKAIAEKWITEDTKHRPHTVWLTPEQRAKVNQTLLNVANTLIAEAA